A region of Sulfuricella denitrificans skB26 DNA encodes the following proteins:
- a CDS encoding HD-GYP domain-containing protein, producing the protein MNPAFTMTEDEQLTARKLERRDRNVLIFYGLFSLVVVVVEEAVVFYFHMADRFGIAPLLARGVIYLVLSTALWAMLLRANRRLVCKLMHEKQENHESVLLAYDNALGLKDSYTGGHGRRVAFYARQIATAFGLPQEESNSIGEAASLHDIGKIGIPDAILTKPGKLTPEEFSVIQKHPVMGAEIVQSIPLLSHHVPAVRHHHEHFDGSGYPDGLSGSDIPLAARIIAVADAFDAMSSNRSYRSGVSADRTLNEIAQAAGSHFDPEVVAAIARNSVRDTLFAAHREIS; encoded by the coding sequence ATGAATCCGGCGTTTACCATGACCGAAGATGAACAACTGACCGCCCGGAAGCTGGAACGGCGCGACCGGAATGTCCTTATTTTTTATGGACTGTTCAGCCTGGTAGTCGTCGTGGTCGAGGAGGCGGTAGTCTTTTACTTCCATATGGCGGATCGTTTTGGTATTGCTCCACTTCTTGCCAGGGGAGTGATCTACCTGGTGCTGAGTACGGCATTGTGGGCAATGCTGTTGCGCGCCAACCGGCGCCTGGTGTGCAAATTAATGCACGAGAAACAGGAAAATCACGAGTCGGTGCTGCTCGCCTACGACAATGCCTTGGGCTTGAAAGACAGCTATACCGGCGGACATGGGCGGCGGGTGGCGTTTTACGCACGCCAGATCGCAACCGCCTTCGGTCTGCCGCAGGAGGAATCCAACTCCATCGGAGAAGCCGCATCGCTTCACGATATTGGCAAGATCGGCATCCCCGACGCCATACTCACCAAGCCTGGCAAACTGACTCCTGAAGAATTCAGTGTCATCCAGAAACACCCTGTCATGGGCGCCGAGATCGTTCAATCGATCCCGCTGCTCAGCCACCATGTTCCCGCCGTGCGCCATCACCACGAACATTTCGACGGCAGCGGTTATCCGGACGGACTGAGCGGATCGGACATCCCACTCGCTGCGCGCATTATCGCGGTGGCCGATGCTTTCGATGCCATGAGCAGCAACCGCAGCTACCGCAGTGGCGTCAGCGCGGACCGGACGTTGAACGAAATTGCCCAGGCTGCAGGCAGTCATTTCGACCCCGAGGTTGTCGCCGCGATTGCCCGCAACTCTGTCCGCGACACCCTGTTTGCGGCACACAGAGAAATTTCATGA
- a CDS encoding ABC transporter ATP-binding protein, whose protein sequence is MNDIAIQVSGLGRTFGEMWAVRGLDLEVRRGEIFGLVGPDGAGKTTTMRLLTGILAASEGTATVAGYPIKGGEEQIKSRISYMSQRFGLYGDLTVEENLRFYADLYEVPRREREPQEERLLGFSNLTPFSKRLARDLSGGMKQKLGLACALIHKPEILFLDEPTNGVDPVSRRDFWRILYAMLKEGVTIFVSTAYLDEAERCTRVGLMHQGRLIQCDTPQKLKEGIPGLLLELETAQPRVAREALTSRLGSNRVSLFGGKLHLYAADEGEAEQARTVLHEANISILGENTITPSLEDVFIYQLTRNNEEATA, encoded by the coding sequence ATGAATGACATTGCCATTCAGGTTAGCGGCCTGGGCCGCACCTTCGGCGAAATGTGGGCGGTGCGAGGACTCGACCTCGAAGTGCGGCGCGGCGAGATATTTGGTCTGGTGGGGCCGGACGGCGCCGGCAAGACCACCACCATGCGCCTCCTGACCGGCATCCTTGCCGCCAGCGAGGGCACAGCTACAGTGGCCGGTTATCCGATTAAGGGCGGCGAAGAACAGATCAAGTCCCGCATCAGCTACATGTCGCAACGCTTCGGTCTGTACGGCGACCTCACGGTGGAGGAAAACTTGCGTTTCTATGCCGACCTGTACGAAGTACCGAGGCGCGAGCGCGAGCCGCAGGAAGAGCGTCTGCTCGGCTTCTCCAACCTCACCCCGTTCAGTAAGCGCCTGGCGCGTGACCTCTCGGGTGGCATGAAACAGAAACTCGGCCTGGCCTGCGCCCTGATCCACAAGCCGGAAATCCTGTTTCTCGACGAGCCCACCAACGGCGTCGATCCGGTGTCGCGGCGTGATTTCTGGCGCATTCTCTACGCCATGCTCAAGGAGGGAGTGACGATCTTCGTCTCCACCGCCTACCTCGACGAAGCGGAGCGCTGCACCCGTGTCGGCTTGATGCACCAGGGTCGCCTGATCCAGTGCGACACACCGCAGAAGCTCAAGGAAGGTATTCCCGGCCTGCTGCTGGAACTGGAAACCGCGCAACCACGCGTCGCACGGGAGGCGCTCACCTCCCGGCTGGGTTCCAATCGCGTGAGTCTGTTCGGCGGCAAGCTGCACCTCTACGCCGCAGACGAGGGGGAGGCGGAGCAGGCCCGCACCGTGTTGCACGAGGCCAACATCTCAATATTGGGCGAAAACACTATCACCCCGTCGCTGGAGGACGTATTCATTTATCAGCTTACGCGAAACAATGAGGAGGCGACGGCATGA
- a CDS encoding ABC transporter ATP-binding protein, whose protein sequence is MSVDSAVEVHDLTRVFGDFVAVDRISLTVEKGQVFGFLGPNGAGKSTTIRMLCGLLLPSSGEGRVAGFDVMTESETIKRHIGYMSQKFSLYDDLSVEENIDFYTGIYNVPSAKRKARKDWVLEMAGLTDKRGNLTGSLAGGWKQRLALGCAVLHEPQLLFLDEPTSGVDPLSRRQFWDLIAQMSHGGTTVFVTTHYMEEAEYCDELALIYHGKMIAKGKPAELKTLIPEDILEIHVERPFDALERLESSKLTQEVALFGDALHAVVSDAATASVALNDFLVQQGFAVQSIKQVTPSMEDVFVSLIELDDRQRTQGEKA, encoded by the coding sequence ATGAGCGTGGACTCCGCTGTAGAAGTGCATGACCTGACCCGGGTGTTCGGCGATTTTGTCGCCGTCGACCGTATCTCGCTCACTGTGGAAAAGGGTCAGGTGTTCGGCTTTCTCGGCCCCAACGGCGCGGGCAAATCCACCACCATCCGCATGCTGTGCGGCCTGCTTTTGCCCAGTTCCGGCGAAGGCCGGGTGGCGGGCTTCGATGTTATGACCGAGTCAGAAACCATCAAGCGCCACATCGGCTACATGTCGCAGAAATTCTCCCTCTACGACGACCTCAGCGTGGAAGAGAACATCGACTTCTATACCGGCATCTACAATGTGCCCAGCGCCAAACGCAAGGCGCGCAAGGACTGGGTGCTGGAGATGGCGGGACTGACCGACAAGCGAGGCAACCTGACCGGCTCTCTGGCCGGCGGATGGAAACAGCGCCTGGCCCTGGGCTGCGCGGTGCTGCACGAACCGCAGCTCCTGTTTCTCGACGAGCCGACCTCGGGCGTGGACCCACTCTCGCGACGCCAGTTCTGGGATCTGATTGCACAGATGTCGCACGGCGGCACCACCGTTTTCGTCACCACCCACTACATGGAGGAGGCTGAATACTGCGACGAGCTGGCGCTGATTTACCACGGCAAGATGATCGCCAAGGGCAAACCTGCCGAACTCAAGACCCTCATACCCGAGGACATTCTTGAAATTCACGTTGAACGTCCATTCGATGCGCTGGAACGGCTGGAATCCTCGAAACTGACACAGGAAGTCGCCCTGTTCGGTGACGCCCTGCACGCAGTGGTCAGCGATGCGGCCACGGCAAGCGTAGCGCTGAACGACTTCCTGGTGCAGCAAGGCTTCGCCGTGCAGTCCATCAAACAGGTAACTCCCTCGATGGAGGACGTGTTCGTTTCCCTGATCGAGCTCGACGACCGGCAGCGCACGCAGGGAGAAAAAGCATGA
- a CDS encoding ABC transporter permease, translated as MKQPNFSWIRLWALVKKEFIHIIRDPRSLAMAFLMPLILLILFGYAITMDIKTLNLVVYDQDKSAASRNYLEGFPASSYFSVVSAVESYDGARALIDQGKAHLALVIPPHFARDMEQGRTTQVQLLADGSDANTATIAMGYAEAITNRYSTTHLGNKIELAVDNRLRVWYNPELKSRWFIIPGLIAVIMTVITALLTSLTVSREWESGTMEQLIATPVQPIELFLGKMAPYFVIGMLDVLFSVAMGVWVFDVPLRGSFLFLLGVTAMFLVGGLSLGIMVSTIAKSQLVASQLAMVVTFLPAFLLSGFLYSIDNMPRFLQVVTHVVQARYFVEVLKNIFLKASPPSFVAGDLIFLGLFAGVVFAVALGKFRKKLA; from the coding sequence ATGAAGCAGCCTAACTTTTCGTGGATACGCCTGTGGGCGCTGGTGAAAAAGGAGTTCATCCACATCATCCGCGATCCGCGTTCCCTGGCGATGGCGTTCCTGATGCCGCTGATCCTGCTGATCCTGTTCGGCTATGCCATCACCATGGACATCAAGACGCTTAACCTCGTCGTATACGACCAGGACAAGAGCGCCGCCAGCCGCAATTACCTGGAAGGTTTCCCGGCCTCCAGCTACTTCAGCGTGGTGTCGGCGGTAGAAAGCTACGATGGCGCGCGCGCGCTGATCGACCAGGGGAAGGCACATCTGGCGCTGGTGATCCCGCCGCATTTCGCGCGCGATATGGAGCAGGGACGAACGACGCAGGTGCAACTGCTCGCCGATGGCTCGGACGCCAATACAGCAACCATTGCCATGGGCTACGCCGAGGCCATCACCAACCGCTACAGCACGACGCACCTGGGCAACAAGATCGAGCTCGCCGTGGATAACCGTCTGCGCGTCTGGTACAACCCCGAGTTGAAAAGCCGCTGGTTCATCATCCCCGGCCTGATCGCCGTGATCATGACGGTGATCACCGCGTTGCTCACCTCGCTCACCGTTTCGCGCGAGTGGGAGAGCGGCACCATGGAACAGTTGATCGCTACGCCGGTGCAGCCGATCGAACTATTCCTCGGCAAGATGGCGCCCTATTTCGTGATCGGCATGCTCGACGTGCTGTTCTCGGTGGCGATGGGGGTATGGGTATTCGATGTGCCGCTGCGCGGCAGCTTCCTCTTTCTGCTCGGCGTCACCGCGATGTTCCTGGTGGGCGGCCTGAGTCTCGGCATCATGGTTTCCACCATCGCCAAATCGCAGCTGGTAGCAAGCCAGCTGGCGATGGTGGTGACCTTCCTGCCCGCTTTTTTGCTCTCCGGTTTTCTTTACTCCATCGACAATATGCCGCGCTTTTTGCAGGTGGTCACCCATGTGGTGCAAGCGCGCTATTTCGTCGAGGTGCTGAAGAACATTTTTCTCAAGGCCAGCCCGCCTTCTTTCGTGGCGGGCGACTTGATTTTCCTCGGACTGTTCGCGGGGGTGGTGTTCGCCGTCGCCCTTGGCAAGTTCCGCAAAAAACTGGCCTGA
- a CDS encoding ABC transporter permease, with protein MWERIYRMLVKEFIQVLRDPRMKALIFVMPVVQLIMFGYAVTTDVDHIKTAVCDLDKSPQSRALIERFTASGYFTVVDNTDRPERLGELLDRGKAIVGIQINRGFADDLRSGRQAAIQTIVDGTDSNTGTVAMDYAQRITQEFSRARSTPIELAQLAQSPQTNPIELRSRAWFNPDLKSRYYNVPGVIAVVVLLISLLLTAMAIVREREIGTMEQLMVTPIRPFELILGKTLPFVLISFIDVLVVTFIGINWFNVPIHGSLGLLLFGAGLYLMSTIGIGLFISTISQTQQQALMSSFFFYLPAVLLSGFMFPISNMPEPAQWLTYLNPLRYFLVIIRDIFLKGSGWEILWPQFAALAVLGSTLLIISSLRFQKRMT; from the coding sequence ATGTGGGAAAGAATCTATCGCATGCTGGTGAAGGAGTTTATCCAGGTGCTGCGCGATCCGCGCATGAAGGCGCTGATCTTTGTGATGCCGGTGGTCCAGCTGATCATGTTCGGCTATGCCGTGACCACCGACGTGGACCACATCAAGACCGCGGTGTGCGACCTCGACAAGAGCCCTCAGAGCCGTGCGCTGATCGAGCGCTTCACGGCTTCTGGCTATTTCACTGTGGTGGACAATACCGACCGGCCCGAACGGCTGGGCGAACTGCTCGACCGCGGCAAGGCGATCGTGGGCATCCAGATTAACCGCGGCTTCGCCGACGATCTGCGCTCGGGCAGGCAGGCAGCGATCCAGACGATCGTTGACGGCACCGATTCGAACACCGGCACGGTGGCGATGGACTACGCTCAGCGCATCACCCAGGAATTCTCCCGGGCACGATCTACCCCGATAGAACTGGCCCAGCTGGCTCAGTCGCCGCAGACCAATCCCATCGAGCTGCGCTCGCGCGCCTGGTTCAACCCTGACCTGAAGAGTCGCTATTACAACGTCCCCGGCGTGATCGCCGTGGTGGTGCTGCTGATCTCCCTGTTGCTGACCGCCATGGCGATCGTGCGCGAGCGCGAGATCGGCACCATGGAGCAGCTGATGGTGACGCCGATCCGGCCGTTCGAACTGATCCTCGGCAAGACCCTGCCCTTCGTGCTGATCAGCTTCATCGACGTGCTGGTGGTCACTTTTATCGGGATCAACTGGTTCAACGTGCCGATCCACGGCAGCCTGGGGCTGCTGCTATTTGGGGCAGGGCTGTACCTGATGTCCACCATCGGCATCGGGCTTTTCATTTCCACCATTTCCCAGACCCAGCAGCAGGCGCTGATGTCGTCGTTTTTCTTCTATCTGCCCGCTGTGCTGCTGTCCGGCTTCATGTTCCCGATTTCGAACATGCCGGAACCGGCACAGTGGCTCACCTATCTCAACCCGCTGCGCTATTTCCTGGTCATTATCCGGGATATCTTTC